From Candidatus Aminicenantes bacterium:
CTACGCCGCGACCCCCGCCCAGGAAAAAGAATTCCTCCAGCGGGCCGAGGCCATCTGCGGCCTCGGGGCCCGTCTTGACGACAAGGTCGGGACCTACAGCAAAGGCATGGTCCGCAAGCTCCTGCTGGCCCGGGCCCTGATGACCCGGCCGACGCTGACCATTCTGGACGAGCCGACTTCGGGTTTGGACGTCATCAACTCGCTCGAAGTCCGGGAGATCATCAAGCGCTACGCCAAGGAAGGGATCTCCGTCCTGCTCTCCTCGCATAACATGCTCGAGATCGAATTCCTCTCCGACCGGGTGGCCCTCGTCGACAAGGGCCGGATCCTGGATTCCGGCACGCCCCAGGGCCTCAAGGAGAAGTACAAGGCCGAGAACCTCGAAGTTGTTTTCAGGAGCGCCCTGCGATGAAAAAGTTCACTCATCTTTTAAAGAAGGAAATTCGGGAGCTGGTGACCAAGCAGCTTGTCATCTCGCTGCTCTTCACCATGGCCCTGTTCTACTTTATCGGCGGCATCACCAAGCAGGAGATGCGCAAGTCCTCCGGGACCCAGAAGATCTCGGTTCTGGACCTTGATAAATCCGACCTGTCCAGATCGCTTCTCGGCGCCCTCACCGCAGCCCGCTTCGAAGTCGTGCCCGTCCAGGCCGCCGATTCGGCCGTCGCGGTCGAAGCGGGACGCAAGAGCGAGGCCAATGTCCTGGTCGTCATCCCGGCCGGCTTCGGCGAATCGGTGGCCCGGCTCGATCCCCTCAAGATCGAGACCTACGCCTACCTCCGCAACTTCTCGATCACGGGCATCCGCCGGGCCGAGATCCTGAAAGCCGTGCTGGGGGCGATGAACGAGTACCTCTCGAACAACTTCCTCAAAGAGCGCCTGCCGGGCCTCGATCCGGCGGCGGTCAAGAATCCGATCAAGACCCGCGATTTCGTCCTCATTCGCGACCGCATGGCCGAGGGTACGGCGTCCTCGATCTCGGGGATCGTCATGTCGCAGTCCATGCTCATCCCGATCATCCTGATGATGATCATCATCTACTCCTCCCAGATGGTCATCTCGGCCATCGCCATGGAAAAGCAGGACAAAACGCTGGAAACCCTTCTGACCGTGCCGATCTCGCGCACCTCGATCGTCGCGGCCAAGATGCTGGCGGCCGGGATCGTCGGCTTGATCTCGGCGGTGATTTATATGCTGGGGTACAAATCGCTCATGAGCGGTTTCACGGGCGATCTGCCGGTGAGCGCCGGCGCCCAGTCCGTGGCCGCCAAGCTGGGCTTGACCTTGACCGGCAGCGGCCTGATCGTCCTGGGCCTCGCCCTCTTCCTGGCCATCCTCTGCGCCCTGGCGATGGCCACCATCCTCGGGGTACTGGCCGAGGACTTCCGCAGC
This genomic window contains:
- a CDS encoding ABC transporter ATP-binding protein, coding for MGIVLKVEHLKKRYGQLEAVKDISFEVDEGEVFALIGPNGAGKTTTLRIVSTLLTPTEGSVSLGGFDLKAHPEKFRERISYLPEEAGAYRNLKARAYLEFMARFYAATPAQEKEFLQRAEAICGLGARLDDKVGTYSKGMVRKLLLARALMTRPTLTILDEPTSGLDVINSLEVREIIKRYAKEGISVLLSSHNMLEIEFLSDRVALVDKGRILDSGTPQGLKEKYKAENLEVVFRSALR
- a CDS encoding ABC transporter permease translates to MKKFTHLLKKEIRELVTKQLVISLLFTMALFYFIGGITKQEMRKSSGTQKISVLDLDKSDLSRSLLGALTAARFEVVPVQAADSAVAVEAGRKSEANVLVVIPAGFGESVARLDPLKIETYAYLRNFSITGIRRAEILKAVLGAMNEYLSNNFLKERLPGLDPAAVKNPIKTRDFVLIRDRMAEGTASSISGIVMSQSMLIPIILMMIIIYSSQMVISAIAMEKQDKTLETLLTVPISRTSIVAAKMLAAGIVGLISAVIYMLGYKSLMSGFTGDLPVSAGAQSVAAKLGLTLTGSGLIVLGLALFLAILCALAMATILGVLAEDFRSAQSLIMPVILMVMIPYFLTMFADVKTLSLPAKILLLAIPFSHSFMAVQNMFLGDMKAVLFGMLYMLAFFGVLVYLAGRIFSSDKVLTMKLSWKKKKKPSY